One Suricata suricatta isolate VVHF042 chromosome 15, meerkat_22Aug2017_6uvM2_HiC, whole genome shotgun sequence DNA segment encodes these proteins:
- the PABPC1 gene encoding polyadenylate-binding protein 1, producing the protein MNPSAPSYPMASLYVGDLHPDVTEAMLYEKFSPAGPILSIRVCRDMITRRSLGYAYVNFQQPADAERALDTMNFDVIKGKPVRIMWSQRDPSLRKSGVGNIFIKNLDKSIDNKALYDTFSAFGNILSCKVVCDENGSKGYGFVHFETQEAAERAIEKMNGMLLNDRKVFVGRFKSRKEREAELGARAKEFTNVYIKNFGEDMDDERLKDLFGKFGPALSVKVMTDESGKSKGFGFVSFERHEDAQKAVDEMNGKELNGKQIYVGRAQKKVERQTELKRKFEQMKQDRITRYQGVNLYVKNLDDGIDDERLRKEFSPFGTITSAKVMMEGGRSKGFGFVCFSSPEEATKAVTEMNGRIVATKPLYVALAQRKEERQAHLTNQYMQRMASVRAVPNPVINPYQPAPPSGYFMAAIPQTQNRAAYYPPSQIAQLRPSPRWTAQGARPHPFQNMPGAIRPAAPRPPFSTMRPASSQVPRVMSTQRVANTSTQTMGPRPAAAAAAATPAVRTVPQYKYAAGVRNPQQHLNAQPQVTMQQPAVHVQGQEPLTASMLASAPPQEQKQMLGERLFPLIQAMHPTLAGKITGMLLEIDNSELLHMLESPESLRSKVDEAVAVLQAHQAKEAAQKAVNSATGVPTV; encoded by the exons ATGAACCCCAGCGCCCCCAGCTACCCCATGGCCTCTCTCTACGTGGGGGACCTACACCCCGACGTGACCGAGGCGATGCTCTACGAGAAGTTCAGCCCGGCCGGGCCCATCCTCTCCATCCGGGTCTGCAGGGACATGATCACCCGCCGCTCCTTGGGCTACGCGTATGTGAACTTCCAGCAGCCGGCGGACG CGGAGCGTGCTTTGGACACCATGAATTTTGATGTTATAAAGGGCAAGCCGGTACGCATCATGTGGTCTCAGCGTGATCCATCTCTTCGCAAAAGTGGAGTGGGCAACATATTCATTAAAAACCTGGACAAATCCATTGATAATAAAGCACTGTATGATACATTTTCTGCTTTTGGTAACATCCTTTCATGTAAG GTGGTTTGTGATGAAAATGGCTCCAAAGGTTATGGATTTGTACATTTTGAGACACAGGAAGCAGCTGAAAGAGCTATTGAAAAAATGAATGGGATGCTTCTAAATGATCGCAAAGT atttgttGGACGATTTAAGTCTCGTAAAGAACGAGAAGCAGAACTCGGAGCTAGGGCAAAAGAGTTCACCAATGTTTACATCAAGAATTTTGGAGAAGATATGGATGATGAGCGCCTTAAGGATCTCTTTGGCAAGTTTG gaccCGCCTTAAGTGTGAAAGTAATGACTGATGAAAGTGGAAAATCCAAAGGTTTTGGATTTGTAAGCTTCGAAAGGCATGAAGATGCACAGAAA GCTGTGGATGAGATGAATGGGAAGGAGCTCAATGGAAAACAAATTTACGTTGGTCGAGCTCAGAAAAAAGTGGAACGGCAGACGGAACTTAAGCGCAAATTTGAACAGATGAAGCAAGATAGGATCACCAGATACCAG ggtGTCAACCTTTATGTGAAAAATCTTGATGATGGTATTGATGATGAACGTCTCCGGAAAGAATTTTCTCCTTTTGGTACAATCACTAGTGCAAAG gTTATGATGGAGGGTGGTCGCAGCAAAGGGTTTGGTTTTGTATGTTTCTCCTCCCCTGAAGAAGCCACAAAAGCAGTTACAGAAATGAATGGTAGAATTGTGGCCACCAAGCCATTGTATGTAGCTTTAGCTCAGCGCAAAGAAGAGCGCCAGGCTCACCTCACTAACCAGTATATGCAGAGAATGGCAAGTGTCAGAGCTGTGCCCAATCCTGTAATCAACCCCTACCAGCCAGCACCTCCTTCAGGTTACTTCATGGCAGCTATCCCACAG ACTCAGAACCGTGCTGCGTACTACCCTCCTAGCCAGATTGCTCAACTCAGACCAAGTCCTCGCTGGACTGCTCAGGGTGCCAGACCTCATC CATTCCAAAATATGCCCGGTGCTATCCGCCCAGCCGCTCCTAGACCACCATTTAGTACTATGAGACCAGCTTCTTCACAGGTTCCACGAGTCATGTCCACACAGCGTGTTG CTAACACGTCAACACAGACGATGGGTCCACGCCCTgcagctgccgccgccgccgccacccccGCGGTCCGCACCGTTCCCCAGTACAAGTATGCCGCCGGGGTCCGCAATCCGCAGCAGCATCTGAACGCACAGCCCCAAGTCACCATGCAGCAG cCTGCTGTTCATGTACAAGGTCAGGAGCCTTTGACTGCTTCCATGTTGGCATCTGCCCCTCCTCAAGAGCAAAAGCAAATGTTGG GTGAGCGGCTCTTTCCTCTTATTCAAGCCATGCACCCTACTCTTGCTGGTAAAATCACTGGCATGTTGTTGGAGATTGATAATTCAGAACTTCTTCATATGCTTGAGTCTCCGGAGTCTCTCCGTtctaaa GTTGACGAAGCTGTCGCTGTGCTCCAGGCCCACCAAGCTAAGGAGGCCGCCCAGAAAGCCGTTAACAGTGCCACTGGCGTTCCAACTGTGTAA